The following proteins are co-located in the Flammeovirga kamogawensis genome:
- the trhA gene encoding PAQR family membrane homeostasis protein TrhA encodes MYTITVRDREEVWNTITHAIGVVLSSIGLILLLVKANSTLEYIVYIIFGVSMISLYLSSTMYHLIADKHIKSMLQKLDHSGIFFLIAGTYTPFAFLALENKGGMWLGIVVWSIAFLGMTYKLFFKIKYEWLSNVAYLAMGWVAVFKMSELHTELANGFWLLIAGGIAYSLGVVFFVWEKLKYNHAIWHLFVLLGSVLMFLSIYLYT; translated from the coding sequence ATGTATACAATAACTGTAAGAGATAGGGAAGAAGTTTGGAATACAATTACCCACGCAATAGGAGTTGTATTAAGTAGTATAGGCTTAATTTTACTTTTAGTTAAAGCTAACTCTACATTAGAATATATAGTATACATCATTTTTGGTGTAAGCATGATAAGTTTATATTTATCATCTACTATGTATCATTTAATTGCAGATAAGCATATAAAAAGTATGTTGCAGAAATTAGATCATAGTGGTATTTTCTTTTTAATTGCGGGTACTTATACACCTTTTGCCTTTTTAGCTTTAGAAAATAAAGGTGGTATGTGGTTAGGTATTGTGGTTTGGTCAATTGCGTTCTTGGGAATGACTTATAAGTTATTTTTCAAAATTAAGTACGAGTGGTTATCAAATGTTGCTTACTTAGCAATGGGATGGGTAGCTGTTTTTAAAATGAGTGAATTGCATACTGAATTGGCCAATGGGTTTTGGTTGTTGATTGCAGGTGGTATTGCCTATTCTTTAGGTGTTGTCTTTTTTGTTTGGGAAAAGTTAAAATACAATCACGCCATTTGGCACTTGTTTGTTCTTTTAGGAAGTGTGCTTATGTTTTTAAGTATTTACCTTTATACTTAA
- a CDS encoding SpoIIE family protein phosphatase has translation MLVLNVLSISTFVYADQVESSRIEQVYNMPDNEDKVNILASMAIIETERNPSKHTPPFKLVNDAIKVAKRINNKVALTNALNTKAIIFRKFSTFDQAIDYHLQAISLAEKSLDETEKVDLLMDLGCTYRVSLNYQKAKECFNQAKTLAHDLQLYERESICMLNNAYLYISINEQKEALAYFNEAIQLSEDKKITDSYILSTLGKGIAYTIEKPNFKVSKKYFIATITSSKKKKRTFYEGIAKIYLGRTYLRSNNLSRAYKYFVEAVAILSPLKDSYHILESYKSLDDVLNFRDFYAEALSYKNSLKYYRGELSQSQYNAAVKEELELFGNPDKEELDHLRNALSELKMHYSFLDSINTLDEEEAAFLLKNYLDNQKKKLNNLESDRSYLSHLLKETEKSAKQKIELLEQKNLLQRTLISKQYWIGIALILIVVFISSMGIMQFRVAKQKKKTNLTLQAQNLKISEQNIEIQTTADQLQETLVKLQYQNKKTEESIQAGWKIQNAMLPTTSEFEDVFSDYFVFYQPRDIVSGDFYWVGKKEDGHIIVAALDCTGHGIPGAFMSMMGNALIHQVVQVEGEIDPSIILQKIDNYISKALHQGRNTDSREGMDVSICVINPSKTHLEFSGAKNPLLIISHQEPTFYKGTNRHVGGNRSSKKTAITFDKSKIEIRPSDRFYIYSDGYQDQFGGPENKKFMRKQLIEKLCKTSTLSMAEQKEVMKTTFLEWKGEQKQLDDLLLIGFKC, from the coding sequence ATGCTCGTATTAAATGTATTGAGCATATCTACTTTCGTATACGCGGATCAGGTAGAAAGCTCTAGAATTGAGCAAGTATACAATATGCCCGATAACGAGGATAAAGTAAACATTCTTGCCTCAATGGCTATTATTGAGACAGAAAGAAACCCTTCTAAGCATACACCTCCATTTAAATTAGTAAATGACGCAATAAAGGTGGCCAAAAGGATAAATAATAAAGTAGCACTAACCAATGCCTTAAATACAAAGGCAATCATTTTTAGAAAATTCTCTACTTTCGATCAAGCCATCGATTACCATTTACAAGCCATTAGTCTTGCAGAAAAATCGTTAGATGAGACTGAAAAAGTAGACCTCTTAATGGATTTAGGCTGTACATATAGGGTAAGTTTAAATTATCAGAAAGCTAAAGAATGTTTTAATCAAGCAAAAACATTAGCTCATGATTTACAACTCTACGAAAGAGAAAGTATTTGTATGCTAAATAATGCCTATTTATATATTTCTATTAACGAACAAAAAGAAGCATTAGCCTATTTTAATGAGGCAATTCAACTTTCTGAAGATAAAAAAATTACGGACTCTTATATTTTAAGTACACTTGGTAAAGGGATTGCTTATACTATAGAAAAGCCCAACTTTAAAGTCTCAAAAAAATATTTTATCGCTACAATTACATCTTCTAAAAAGAAAAAGAGAACGTTTTACGAAGGTATTGCCAAAATATATTTAGGGAGAACATATCTCCGTTCAAATAATTTAAGTAGAGCTTATAAGTATTTTGTAGAAGCAGTTGCAATACTCTCTCCTTTAAAAGACTCTTACCATATTCTAGAAAGCTACAAGAGTTTAGATGATGTTCTAAATTTTAGAGATTTTTATGCTGAAGCATTATCATATAAGAACTCATTAAAATATTATAGAGGAGAATTGTCTCAAAGCCAGTATAATGCTGCTGTAAAAGAGGAATTAGAATTATTTGGCAACCCAGATAAAGAAGAACTTGACCATTTAAGGAATGCTCTTTCTGAACTTAAAATGCATTACTCTTTTCTTGACAGTATAAACACTCTTGATGAAGAAGAGGCCGCATTTTTACTTAAAAACTATCTTGATAATCAGAAAAAGAAATTAAATAACTTAGAAAGTGACCGTTCGTATTTAAGTCATTTATTAAAGGAGACGGAAAAATCTGCAAAACAAAAAATAGAATTATTAGAACAGAAAAACTTACTACAAAGAACTCTGATTTCTAAACAATATTGGATTGGTATTGCCTTAATATTAATTGTAGTATTTATAAGTTCTATGGGCATTATGCAGTTTAGAGTTGCCAAACAAAAGAAAAAAACTAACCTAACCCTACAAGCACAGAATTTAAAAATCTCTGAACAAAATATTGAGATTCAAACCACAGCAGATCAACTTCAAGAAACACTTGTAAAACTTCAATATCAAAATAAAAAGACAGAAGAAAGTATTCAGGCAGGTTGGAAGATTCAAAATGCAATGTTACCAACTACATCTGAGTTTGAAGATGTTTTTTCTGATTACTTTGTGTTTTACCAACCAAGAGATATTGTGTCTGGTGATTTTTATTGGGTAGGAAAAAAAGAAGACGGACACATTATTGTAGCCGCTTTAGACTGTACAGGACATGGTATACCAGGCGCTTTTATGTCTATGATGGGTAATGCGCTCATTCATCAGGTTGTGCAAGTAGAAGGCGAAATAGACCCTAGTATTATTTTACAAAAAATTGATAATTATATATCAAAAGCTTTACATCAAGGAAGAAATACAGATTCTAGAGAAGGAATGGATGTTTCTATTTGTGTAATAAACCCAAGTAAAACACACCTAGAATTTTCTGGAGCTAAGAACCCGTTACTAATCATTAGTCATCAAGAACCTACTTTTTATAAAGGAACAAATAGACATGTGGGCGGAAATAGATCGTCTAAGAAAACAGCTATCACCTTCGATAAAAGTAAAATTGAAATTAGACCAAGTGACCGCTTCTATATTTATTCAGATGGGTATCAAGATCAATTTGGTGGGCCAGAGAATAAAAAATTCATGAGAAAACAACTTATTGAAAAGCTATGCAAGACATCTACTCTATCTATGGCTGAACAAAAAGAGGTAATGAAAACTACGTTCCTAGAATGGAAAGGAGAACAAAAACAACTAGATGACTTATTATTAATTGGCTTTAAATGCTAA
- a CDS encoding ABC transporter permease, whose product MNKILLIIKREYITRVRKKSFIVMSILGPLLIIGFYGIIIWASISEGEHKEIAVLDESNLFEDAFDQENSAFSFVKIEGGLEAGKESLNNGYIDGILYIPASFTEKNTDGVLLFESKGLGAKAVSDLQRNLLSRVRDLRLPQLGVTQAQLNKLEERIPIRTISLTETGEESDSNVAISSVVGIVGGLIIYFFVFMYSTMVMKGVLEEKTSRVVEVIVSSVKPFQLMLGKIIGVGAVGLTQLLLWIILGAISVTVLANFVEIPYEQIQEAKVAQMQPVGQPQLEVDGLSKVYYMMHNFDFIGTILAFIYYFIFAYLMYSSLFAAIGASVDNETDSQQFMLPVTMPLILAIALSGGIVSDPQGSLAFWLSIIPLTSPVVMMIRLPFIGFGYEVILSMVLLFVGFLTALWVAGRIYRIGLLTYGKKPTYGEIFKWMFRKD is encoded by the coding sequence ATGAATAAGATATTACTAATTATAAAAAGAGAATATATTACTAGAGTAAGGAAAAAATCCTTTATAGTAATGTCTATTCTAGGACCTTTATTAATTATTGGCTTTTACGGAATAATTATTTGGGCAAGTATCTCTGAAGGCGAACATAAGGAAATTGCTGTTTTAGATGAATCAAATTTATTTGAAGATGCATTTGATCAAGAAAATTCTGCATTCTCTTTTGTTAAAATAGAAGGAGGATTAGAGGCAGGGAAAGAGAGCCTAAATAATGGGTACATTGATGGGATATTATATATTCCTGCATCTTTTACAGAAAAAAATACCGATGGTGTACTTTTATTTGAATCGAAAGGGCTTGGGGCAAAGGCTGTTTCTGATTTACAAAGAAACTTACTTTCCAGAGTAAGAGATTTACGTTTACCACAATTAGGAGTAACACAGGCTCAGCTGAATAAATTAGAAGAAAGAATTCCGATTAGAACCATTAGTTTAACCGAAACGGGAGAAGAATCTGACAGTAATGTGGCGATATCTAGTGTAGTGGGTATTGTAGGAGGTTTAATAATTTACTTCTTTGTGTTTATGTATTCTACTATGGTAATGAAAGGCGTATTAGAAGAAAAAACGAGTAGGGTAGTAGAGGTAATTGTTTCTTCGGTAAAGCCATTTCAGTTAATGCTAGGGAAAATAATTGGTGTAGGTGCTGTAGGTTTAACACAGTTATTATTATGGATAATACTTGGAGCAATCTCTGTAACTGTTTTAGCCAACTTTGTTGAAATACCATACGAACAAATACAAGAAGCAAAAGTTGCTCAAATGCAGCCTGTAGGTCAACCTCAACTAGAAGTAGATGGGTTGTCAAAGGTGTATTATATGATGCATAATTTTGATTTTATAGGCACAATCTTAGCATTTATCTACTATTTTATATTTGCTTATTTAATGTACTCCTCATTATTTGCAGCAATTGGTGCAAGTGTAGATAACGAAACAGATTCGCAACAATTTATGTTGCCTGTAACAATGCCATTAATTTTGGCTATAGCTTTATCCGGAGGAATCGTATCAGACCCACAAGGAAGTTTGGCTTTTTGGTTGTCAATAATTCCACTTACATCTCCAGTTGTAATGATGATCCGCTTGCCATTTATTGGTTTTGGGTACGAGGTTATTTTATCTATGGTCTTGTTGTTTGTTGGTTTCTTAACAGCACTTTGGGTAGCAGGTAGAATATATAGAATTGGCTTACTTACTTACGGTAAAAAACCAACATATGGAGAAATTTTTAAATGGATGTTTAGAAAAGATTAA
- a CDS encoding RluA family pseudouridine synthase, protein MSGEESLQNQLDNEKDDNNFGYYRPEDFNLSEEDLRSEAEFDELRIEVDPKQTALRIDKFLVDRIPNLSRNRIQEGLKQGHFLVNGLPSKPNYKVAAGDVVMVFMPKPRSTELEAQNIPLDIVFEDDDLMIINKKPGMVVHPGFNNTSGTLVNALVYHFQDLPTSFNGSDKPGLVHRIDKDTSGLLVIAKTEHALTHLSKQFYDHTIERTYNAIVWGVFDEEEEGTVRSMIGRSDSDRRVYTVLEDGATRGKHAITHYKVLKNLRYVSLVECKLETGRTHQIRVHMKHLGHPLFSDAMYGGDKILKGVSTGKYKTFVENNFKICHRQALHARSLGFEHPVTKKWMQFNSEIPQDMKELLRRWEDFLRFG, encoded by the coding sequence ATGTCTGGGGAAGAATCCTTACAAAATCAACTTGATAACGAAAAAGATGATAATAATTTTGGCTACTACAGGCCAGAAGATTTTAATTTATCAGAAGAAGATCTTAGATCTGAAGCAGAATTTGATGAATTAAGAATAGAAGTTGATCCTAAACAGACAGCATTACGTATAGATAAATTTTTGGTAGATAGAATACCAAATTTATCAAGAAATAGAATACAAGAAGGACTAAAACAAGGTCACTTTCTTGTAAACGGCCTACCTAGTAAACCAAATTACAAAGTGGCAGCAGGAGATGTGGTAATGGTATTTATGCCTAAACCAAGATCTACCGAACTAGAAGCACAAAACATACCATTGGATATTGTTTTTGAAGATGATGACCTAATGATTATCAATAAAAAACCAGGCATGGTAGTACATCCAGGTTTTAATAATACATCAGGTACTTTGGTAAATGCACTTGTGTATCATTTTCAAGATTTACCTACTTCTTTTAATGGTAGTGATAAGCCAGGGTTAGTTCATAGAATTGACAAAGATACTTCTGGTTTATTGGTGATTGCTAAAACAGAACATGCATTAACGCATCTTTCTAAGCAATTTTATGATCACACGATAGAAAGAACTTATAATGCCATTGTTTGGGGTGTTTTTGATGAGGAAGAAGAAGGTACTGTACGCTCTATGATTGGACGTTCTGATAGTGACAGAAGAGTTTATACAGTTTTAGAAGATGGTGCTACCCGAGGTAAACATGCAATTACACACTATAAAGTACTAAAGAATTTAAGGTATGTATCTTTAGTAGAGTGTAAACTAGAAACTGGAAGAACGCACCAAATTCGTGTTCACATGAAACACCTTGGTCACCCGTTATTCTCCGATGCTATGTACGGTGGTGATAAGATTCTAAAAGGTGTTAGTACTGGAAAGTATAAAACATTTGTAGAAAATAATTTCAAAATCTGCCATAGACAAGCACTTCATGCTAGATCATTGGGTTTTGAACACCCAGTTACAAAAAAATGGATGCAGTTTAATTCTGAAATCCCACAGGATATGAAAGAGCTTTTAAGACGTTGGGAAGATTTCTTGCGTTTTGGATAA
- a CDS encoding YtfJ family protein, which yields MKITINFSLSILFSLFISSAVIAQEKHTLQRGDKIEKVDIRDLHNKPAVTPGIGEKVTLIFYPDPDSPSQNDVFVDEIKRWKFPEEEYMAYGIVNLADSPYPNSVIRFMTRMVRKRSKQEADALILTDPKSLVQEAWNTGDCNNSFAILLVDADGKVLFWKAGALEADEITFIIDEIKSNVSESHKYTEQEMQAFDL from the coding sequence ATGAAGATCACTATCAATTTTTCTCTAAGCATTTTATTTTCATTGTTTATTTCATCAGCTGTTATAGCTCAAGAAAAACACACTTTACAAAGAGGTGATAAAATTGAGAAAGTTGATATTAGAGACCTTCACAATAAACCAGCTGTAACTCCAGGCATTGGAGAAAAAGTAACATTAATATTTTATCCTGATCCGGACAGCCCTTCTCAAAACGATGTTTTTGTTGATGAAATTAAAAGATGGAAATTTCCTGAAGAAGAATACATGGCTTATGGTATTGTCAACTTAGCAGACTCTCCCTATCCAAATTCTGTAATTCGTTTTATGACAAGAATGGTGCGTAAGCGTTCTAAGCAAGAAGCAGACGCTTTGATTTTAACAGATCCAAAAAGTTTAGTGCAAGAAGCATGGAATACAGGAGATTGTAACAATAGTTTTGCAATACTTTTAGTTGATGCAGATGGAAAAGTACTGTTTTGGAAAGCAGGAGCTTTAGAAGCCGATGAAATTACTTTTATAATTGACGAAATAAAAAGTAATGTATCGGAATCTCACAAATATACAGAGCAAGAAATGCAAGCATTTGATTTGTAA
- a CDS encoding glutamine amidotransferase-related protein: MMHLVINCGSSKTVHIGELLTSLGLKNKTIELEQLTKKDYQDVDKIIISGAPILLSKVDNGIYIQKLKFLLHLNVPVLGICFGHQMLGVLEGGKVTLTTEAREKEVIQQLKPNDKIFTNIPQHSAFEEDHCESVSLTSAFELLANSRSCNNEVMKHKTRLWYGVQFHPEVTDVVGKRLIENWLNLCY; this comes from the coding sequence ATGATGCATTTAGTTATTAATTGTGGCAGTAGTAAAACCGTTCACATTGGTGAGTTATTGACAAGTTTAGGATTGAAAAATAAAACTATTGAACTTGAACAACTAACCAAAAAAGATTACCAAGATGTAGATAAGATCATTATTAGTGGTGCTCCTATTTTACTTTCAAAAGTTGACAATGGTATATATATTCAAAAACTTAAATTTTTACTTCATTTAAATGTACCTGTATTGGGTATCTGTTTTGGGCATCAAATGCTAGGGGTTTTAGAAGGAGGAAAAGTAACTTTAACTACAGAAGCACGTGAGAAAGAAGTAATACAACAACTAAAACCTAACGATAAAATATTCACTAATATCCCACAGCACAGTGCGTTTGAAGAAGATCATTGCGAAAGCGTCTCATTAACAAGTGCATTTGAACTACTTGCTAATTCTCGTTCCTGTAACAATGAAGTAATGAAACATAAAACACGTTTATGGTATGGGGTACAATTCCATCCTGAAGTTACCGATGTTGTTGGAAAACGTTTAATTGAAAATTGGTTGAATCTTTGCTATTAA
- the nqrF gene encoding NADH:ubiquinone reductase (Na(+)-transporting) subunit F, whose amino-acid sequence MELSVVVPAAIVAFTVLMLFLVLVLLFAQMKLVQSGDVKIVLNGDESNPVVVAAGSTLLSTLSAQKIFLPSACGGGGTCAMCKCRVTDGGGDVLPTEVGHLSRAEQHENVRLACQVKVKQDMEVEIPEEIFGIKKWECEVISNYNVATFIKEFVVQLPEGEILDFEAGGYIQIDVPEVTVNFKDMDITAHPRMGKKADEFQPDWDKFGLWDLKMVNEEEIFRAYSMANHPAEGNIVMLNIRIATPPWDRAKNGWMDVNPGICSSYVFSRKLGDKVTISGPYGEFFIKDTGAEMIYVGGGAGMAPMRSHLFHLFHTLKTDRKVQFWYGGRSRRELFYEEDFQKIEDEFPNFRFYKVLSEPLPEDNWTNKTSMEDREGDGFTGFVHQALIDNYLGKHEEPEEIEFYFCGPPMMNAAVIKMTDDFGVPKENVLFDDFGG is encoded by the coding sequence ATGGAATTATCAGTAGTAGTACCAGCAGCGATTGTGGCCTTTACGGTCTTAATGCTGTTCTTGGTTTTAGTACTCCTATTCGCACAGATGAAGTTAGTGCAAAGTGGTGACGTAAAAATCGTTTTAAACGGTGATGAGTCAAACCCAGTTGTTGTGGCAGCGGGTTCTACACTTTTATCTACACTTTCAGCGCAAAAAATATTTTTGCCGTCTGCTTGTGGTGGTGGTGGTACTTGTGCGATGTGTAAATGTCGCGTTACAGATGGTGGTGGAGATGTTCTCCCTACCGAAGTAGGTCACCTTAGCCGTGCCGAACAACACGAAAACGTCCGCCTTGCATGTCAGGTTAAAGTAAAACAAGACATGGAAGTAGAAATACCAGAAGAAATCTTCGGAATCAAAAAATGGGAATGTGAAGTTATATCTAACTATAACGTAGCAACTTTCATTAAAGAATTCGTAGTTCAACTTCCAGAAGGTGAGATACTTGATTTTGAAGCTGGTGGATATATTCAAATTGACGTTCCTGAAGTAACAGTGAACTTCAAGGATATGGACATTACTGCTCACCCTCGTATGGGTAAAAAGGCAGACGAATTCCAACCAGATTGGGATAAGTTTGGTCTTTGGGATCTTAAGATGGTAAATGAGGAAGAAATCTTCCGTGCTTACTCAATGGCTAACCACCCTGCAGAAGGAAACATCGTGATGTTGAACATCCGTATCGCAACTCCACCATGGGATAGAGCGAAAAACGGTTGGATGGATGTAAATCCAGGTATCTGTTCTTCTTACGTGTTCTCTCGTAAATTAGGTGATAAAGTTACAATTTCAGGTCCTTATGGTGAATTCTTCATCAAAGATACTGGTGCTGAAATGATTTATGTAGGTGGTGGTGCTGGTATGGCTCCAATGCGTTCGCATTTATTCCACTTATTCCATACTTTAAAAACTGACCGTAAAGTTCAGTTCTGGTATGGTGGACGTTCTCGTCGTGAATTATTCTACGAAGAAGACTTCCAAAAAATTGAGGATGAATTCCCTAACTTCCGTTTCTACAAAGTTCTTTCTGAGCCTTTACCAGAAGATAATTGGACGAATAAAACAAGCATGGAAGACAGAGAAGGTGATGGTTTCACTGGATTTGTACACCAAGCACTTATCGACAATTACTTAGGTAAGCACGAAGAACCAGAAGAAATCGAATTCTACTTCTGTGGACCTCCAATGATGAACGCAGCAGTAATTAAGATGACTGATGATTTCGGTGTACCGAAAGAAAATGTATTATTTGACGACTTCGGTGGTTAA
- a CDS encoding bifunctional methionine sulfoxide reductase B/A protein — MENQLPSWNKLTDFEKYVIVDKGTERPGTGIYNAHFEEGTYTCKRCNSPLYTSADKFDGHCGWPSFDDEIEGAVKRKTDADGRRTEILCANCDAHLGHVFEGEHLTDKNVRHCVNSVSLNFEPVTVAEENVAIFAGGCFWGVEYYFAELPGVLKTEVGYTGGKKNNPSYREVCYTDTGHAEALQVTYDPSKVTYEELAKLFFEIHDPTQVDRQGPDVGTQYRSEVFYTNNNQKEIAEKLIAELEENGYKVATKVTEASTFWDAEEYHQMYYFKKNKTPYCHIKTERFK; from the coding sequence ATGGAAAATCAACTTCCTTCTTGGAATAAACTTACAGACTTTGAAAAATATGTAATTGTAGATAAAGGAACAGAAAGACCTGGAACTGGAATATATAATGCACATTTTGAAGAGGGAACATATACTTGTAAACGTTGCAATAGCCCATTATATACATCTGCAGATAAGTTTGATGGACATTGTGGATGGCCTAGTTTTGATGACGAAATAGAAGGGGCTGTAAAAAGAAAAACTGACGCTGATGGTAGAAGAACAGAAATTCTTTGCGCTAACTGTGATGCTCACTTAGGTCATGTTTTTGAAGGAGAACACCTAACAGATAAAAATGTAAGACATTGCGTTAACTCAGTATCTTTAAATTTTGAACCTGTAACTGTTGCAGAAGAGAACGTTGCAATATTTGCTGGTGGGTGCTTTTGGGGAGTAGAATATTACTTTGCTGAATTACCAGGGGTATTGAAAACAGAAGTTGGCTATACTGGAGGAAAAAAGAACAACCCTTCTTACAGAGAGGTCTGTTACACAGATACAGGGCATGCAGAGGCATTACAAGTAACCTATGACCCATCAAAAGTTACTTATGAAGAGTTAGCAAAATTATTCTTCGAAATACACGATCCTACACAAGTAGATAGACAAGGTCCTGATGTTGGTACACAATACAGATCTGAAGTATTTTATACTAATAATAATCAAAAAGAAATTGCAGAGAAATTAATTGCTGAATTAGAAGAAAATGGATATAAAGTAGCAACAAAAGTTACAGAAGCTTCTACTTTTTGGGATGCGGAAGAGTATCACCAAATGTATTACTTCAAGAAAAACAAAACCCCATATTGTCATATCAAAACAGAGCGATTCAAATAA
- a CDS encoding response regulator transcription factor: MDKTRILLAEDDPNLGMLLTEYLEVKNFDVTRAQDGEEALRAYQDGDHDLCIFDVMMPKMDGYTLAERIRKSDVDIPIFFLTAKSMKEDTLRGFEVGADDYITKPFSMEELLARITSILRRTKSKTDSKEKQTIFEVGKFTFDFNAQMLRYNDDGSEQRLTSKESALLRLLAIHKNEIMDRSLALKKIWLDDNYFNSRSMDVYITKLRKFLKPDDNLRIVNVHGQGFKLVELGTE; encoded by the coding sequence ATGGACAAAACTAGAATTTTACTTGCGGAAGACGATCCTAATTTAGGAATGTTACTTACAGAGTATTTAGAAGTTAAAAACTTTGATGTTACTCGCGCACAAGACGGAGAGGAAGCATTAAGGGCATATCAAGATGGAGATCATGACTTATGTATTTTTGATGTAATGATGCCTAAAATGGATGGGTATACATTAGCTGAAAGAATCCGTAAATCTGACGTTGATATTCCAATTTTCTTCTTGACTGCAAAGTCTATGAAAGAAGATACTTTAAGAGGTTTTGAAGTTGGAGCAGATGATTACATTACTAAGCCTTTCTCTATGGAAGAGCTTTTAGCACGTATTACATCTATTTTAAGAAGAACTAAGAGTAAAACAGATTCAAAAGAAAAACAAACGATTTTCGAAGTCGGTAAATTTACTTTTGATTTCAATGCTCAAATGCTACGTTACAATGATGATGGTTCAGAACAACGTTTAACGTCTAAAGAATCTGCATTATTACGTTTATTGGCTATTCATAAGAACGAAATTATGGATAGATCTTTAGCCTTAAAGAAAATTTGGTTAGATGATAACTACTTCAACTCAAGAAGTATGGACGTTTATATCACAAAGCTTAGAAAATTCTTAAAGCCTGATGATAATTTACGTATTGTAAATGTTCACGGTCAAGGATTTAAACTTGTTGAACTAGGTACAGAATAA
- a CDS encoding ABC transporter ATP-binding protein: protein MQYFLDKIKETEKLNILEVKGITKRYANHTALNNVSLSVPEQCIYGLLGPNGAGKTSLIRSITQIITPEEGEIFFNGKPLSPEDVYAMGYLPEERGLYKKMGVAEQILYLAQLKGLSSKEAKERTKFWLDRLELKPWYKSNVEDLSKGMQQKVQFISTVIHEPKLLILDEPFSGFDPVNAQLIRDEIFRLRDLGATIILSTHRMESVEQLCDRIALINQSQKVLEGTQYDIKSAYRNNQFDLTTTTPVTITQTPHELVTASEKVMYGYKQTIRLHSASPNDLLKEATEKSTVIGMQENIPNMHDIFIEAVQNGNVKTVEEKVNE from the coding sequence ATGCAATATTTTCTTGATAAAATAAAAGAAACGGAAAAATTGAATATACTCGAGGTAAAAGGAATAACTAAACGATACGCAAATCATACGGCCCTTAACAATGTCTCTCTATCGGTTCCAGAACAATGCATATATGGTTTATTAGGACCAAACGGAGCAGGTAAAACATCACTTATACGTTCAATTACACAGATTATTACTCCAGAAGAAGGAGAGATTTTCTTTAATGGTAAACCTCTATCTCCAGAAGATGTATATGCAATGGGGTATTTACCAGAGGAACGAGGTTTGTATAAGAAGATGGGAGTAGCAGAGCAAATTTTATATTTAGCTCAATTAAAAGGTTTATCTTCTAAAGAAGCAAAGGAGCGTACTAAATTTTGGTTAGATAGATTAGAACTAAAACCTTGGTACAAAAGTAATGTTGAAGACCTTTCTAAAGGAATGCAACAGAAAGTACAGTTTATTTCTACAGTAATACACGAGCCAAAATTATTAATTTTAGATGAGCCTTTTTCTGGTTTTGACCCTGTGAATGCTCAATTAATTAGAGATGAAATTTTTAGGTTGAGAGATTTAGGAGCTACTATTATTCTATCTACTCACAGAATGGAATCTGTAGAGCAATTATGTGATAGAATTGCTTTAATAAATCAATCTCAAAAAGTACTAGAAGGAACACAGTACGATATAAAAAGTGCGTATAGAAATAATCAGTTTGATTTAACTACTACCACTCCAGTTACAATAACCCAAACACCTCATGAACTTGTTACAGCTTCAGAAAAAGTTATGTACGGTTATAAACAAACAATACGATTGCATTCTGCTAGCCCAAATGATTTATTAAAAGAGGCAACTGAAAAATCTACAGTAATAGGTATGCAAGAGAATATACCTAATATGCATGATATTTTTATTGAGGCGGTTCAGAATGGAAATGTGAAGACAGTAGAAGAAAAAGTAAATGAATAA